The Sphaerochaeta globosa str. Buddy region CAATCATTGGCTAGAACCTTGACCTTATGGGTGCCAAGGTTAATCATCGGTTCTATTGCTAAAACCATTCCTTCACGAATTCGGGGATTGGGCATATATGATGAGGCATAATTGGGAATCTCAGGCTCCTCGTGTACCGCAAGGCCTACTCCATGACCGCAATAATCCCGTACTACTCCATACCCAAACTTTGTAGCATACTTATATACAGCAGATCCGATATCCTGGATTCTTGCATTTTTAGCCGAAGCAGCTTCAATGCCCAGAACCAGCGACTGTGCCGTTACCTCACAAAGTTTGCGATATTCATCCTTGGTCTTGCCAATGATGAAGGTGCGTGCCATATCTGAGAAATGACCATCCAGGTTGATGCCCAAGTCGACATCCACCAAATCGCCCTCCTTGATTATGGTTTTCTTGGAAGGAATACCATGAATCACTTCCTCATTGATGGAAATACATGCAGTAGCCGGAAACCCTTCATAATGAAGGAAAGCGGGTACGCCTTTGTGTCCGACAATGAATTCATAGCAATATTGGTCTATATCCCAGGTTGACATACCCGGTTCAATAAACGTAGATAGTTGCTCCATCAACTTTGCTGTAATATGGCATGATTCGCGAATCCTTTTGATCTGTTCTTCAGTCTTCAAACGTATCATGCCTATTCTGCTCCTTAACCGGGAAAAGTTGTTTCTGCATCGTATCAAGAATTCCATTGATGAACTTGTAGTTTACCTCAGTTGAAAAATCCTGACTGAGCTTAACCGCCTCATCGATGATGATGTGGGGATGGATATTACCAAAACGCAGGCAAAAGACGCTCATCCGTAAAATATTGCGATCGACGATGTCGATACGCTCAATCGGTCTATTAAGCGAGTATTTGCTGATCAACTCATCAATCTCAAAAAGGTTCTCCAACGTTCCCCGAACAAGGTACATTCCGTAGATTTTTACTTCTTCTTCCAGCTGGTCATGCTCTTCTTCAGTGTTCCCGCTGAAAATAGCGGGAATGTGAAGCACATCCAATTCTTTGTTAAAATCCA contains the following coding sequences:
- the map gene encoding type I methionyl aminopeptidase; the protein is MIRLKTEEQIKRIRESCHITAKLMEQLSTFIEPGMSTWDIDQYCYEFIVGHKGVPAFLHYEGFPATACISINEEVIHGIPSKKTIIKEGDLVDVDLGINLDGHFSDMARTFIIGKTKDEYRKLCEVTAQSLVLGIEAASAKNARIQDIGSAVYKYATKFGYGVVRDYCGHGVGLAVHEEPEIPNYASSYMPNPRIREGMVLAIEPMINLGTHKVKVLANDWTVVTLDGLPSAHFEDTVACTKNGLEILTVV
- the nusB gene encoding transcription antitermination factor NusB, which encodes MKTRHKARELALQTLYAMDFNKELDVLHIPAIFSGNTEEEHDQLEEEVKIYGMYLVRGTLENLFEIDELISKYSLNRPIERIDIVDRNILRMSVFCLRFGNIHPHIIIDEAVKLSQDFSTEVNYKFINGILDTMQKQLFPVKEQNRHDTFED